The Planococcus liqunii genome includes a region encoding these proteins:
- the clpC gene encoding ATP-dependent protease ATP-binding subunit ClpC codes for MMFNRFTQRAQKVLQLAQEEAIRMKHESIGTEHILLGLIREGGGIAAKALEAIEVNTQLIEEGVKELVGVGEKDVGPIVHYTPRAKKVIELSVDESRKLGHSYIGTEHLLLALIREGEGVAARVLGNAGVSLNKARQQVLQLLGSNEQASTGSSPNASANTPTLDGLARDLTQVAREGSLDPVIGRSQEITRVIEVLSRRTKNNPVLIGEPGVGKTAIAEGLAQQIVNNEVPETLRDKRVMVLDMGTVVAGTKYRGEFEDRLKKVMDEIRQAGNVILFIDELHTLIGAGGAEGAIDASNILKPSLSRGELQCIGATTLDEYRKYIEKDAALERRFQPIQVDEPSVDETILIIRGLRDRYEAHHRVKITDEAIEAAAKMSDRYISDRFLPDKAIDLIDEAGSKVRLRSYTTPPDLKELEAKLDAARSEKNEAVQSQEFEKAASLRDAEQKLKDQLDKTKKEWKEKQGKEESEVTVEDIAKVVSMWTGIPVSKLAQTESEKLLNLEEILHNRVIGQEEAVTSISKAIRRARAGLKDPKRPIGSFIFLGPTGVGKTELARALAESMFGDEDAMIRIDMSEYMERHSTSRLVGSPPGYVGYEEGGQLTEKVRRKPYSVVLLDEIEKAHPDVFNILLQVLEDGRLTDSKGRRVDFRNTVIIMTSNVGAEELKYNKYVGFNLEDAKTDYKDMKGKMLAELKKAFRPEFLNRIDDMIVFHSLERENLREIVNLMSKQLTDRLKEQNIDLELTEAALEKVAQEGYDPEYGARPLRRALQKHVEDRLSEELLKGTAIAGQRIVFDVEDDDFVVRTKEPIATETK; via the coding sequence ATGATGTTTAATCGATTTACACAACGCGCACAAAAAGTGCTTCAATTAGCTCAAGAAGAAGCTATTCGCATGAAACATGAATCAATTGGAACAGAGCATATTTTGCTTGGTTTAATTCGTGAAGGCGGCGGTATTGCTGCTAAAGCTCTAGAGGCTATCGAAGTTAATACGCAATTGATCGAAGAAGGCGTTAAAGAACTGGTGGGAGTCGGCGAAAAAGATGTCGGCCCGATCGTTCACTATACACCTCGTGCTAAAAAAGTTATTGAACTGTCTGTAGATGAGTCCCGCAAATTGGGCCATTCTTATATCGGCACTGAGCATTTACTGCTTGCGTTGATCCGTGAAGGTGAAGGCGTAGCGGCACGTGTATTAGGCAATGCAGGCGTCAGCTTGAATAAAGCGCGTCAGCAAGTCTTGCAATTGTTAGGCAGCAATGAGCAGGCGTCTACTGGTAGCAGCCCAAATGCTTCTGCCAACACGCCGACTTTAGATGGTTTAGCTCGCGATTTGACACAAGTGGCACGTGAAGGAAGCTTGGATCCGGTTATCGGAAGAAGCCAGGAAATCACCCGTGTTATTGAAGTATTAAGCCGCCGTACGAAAAACAACCCGGTCTTGATCGGTGAGCCAGGGGTTGGTAAGACAGCGATTGCTGAAGGGTTGGCCCAGCAAATCGTCAACAATGAAGTGCCGGAAACTTTACGCGACAAACGTGTGATGGTATTGGATATGGGAACTGTGGTTGCAGGCACCAAATACCGCGGGGAATTTGAAGATCGCCTGAAAAAAGTGATGGACGAAATTCGCCAAGCCGGCAATGTCATTCTCTTTATCGATGAGTTGCATACATTGATCGGTGCAGGTGGAGCAGAAGGTGCGATTGACGCATCAAACATCTTGAAACCTTCTCTTTCACGCGGTGAATTGCAATGTATCGGCGCTACAACATTAGATGAATACCGTAAATACATTGAAAAAGACGCAGCTCTTGAACGACGCTTCCAGCCGATTCAAGTAGACGAGCCATCAGTAGACGAAACAATCTTGATCATCAGAGGGCTACGCGACCGTTACGAAGCGCATCACCGGGTGAAAATTACGGATGAAGCGATTGAAGCGGCAGCAAAAATGTCGGACCGTTACATTTCAGACCGTTTCTTGCCGGATAAAGCGATTGACTTGATCGATGAAGCAGGTTCTAAAGTAAGACTTCGTTCATATACCACTCCACCAGATTTGAAAGAGCTTGAAGCAAAACTGGATGCAGCCCGTTCTGAGAAAAATGAAGCGGTGCAAAGCCAAGAGTTTGAAAAGGCAGCTTCTTTGCGCGATGCTGAACAAAAATTAAAAGATCAATTAGATAAAACGAAAAAAGAATGGAAAGAAAAGCAAGGCAAAGAAGAATCTGAAGTAACAGTCGAAGACATTGCAAAAGTGGTCTCTATGTGGACTGGCATTCCGGTTTCCAAACTAGCGCAAACCGAGTCTGAGAAACTATTGAACTTGGAAGAAATTCTTCATAACCGCGTAATTGGTCAGGAAGAAGCGGTAACATCGATTTCCAAAGCGATTCGCCGCGCGCGTGCCGGATTGAAAGATCCGAAACGTCCAATTGGTTCATTCATCTTCCTCGGGCCTACTGGTGTTGGTAAAACAGAACTTGCCCGTGCGCTTGCTGAATCGATGTTCGGCGATGAAGACGCAATGATCCGTATTGATATGTCCGAGTACATGGAAAGACATTCGACGTCACGCCTTGTCGGATCGCCTCCAGGTTATGTCGGTTATGAAGAAGGCGGCCAGCTGACTGAAAAAGTCCGCAGAAAACCTTATTCCGTCGTCTTGCTGGATGAAATTGAAAAAGCGCATCCGGATGTCTTCAACATTCTTTTACAAGTGCTTGAAGATGGCCGTTTGACAGACTCCAAAGGACGCAGAGTCGATTTCCGCAATACCGTGATTATCATGACTTCAAACGTTGGTGCTGAAGAGCTGAAATACAACAAATACGTTGGTTTCAACTTGGAAGATGCGAAAACGGATTACAAAGACATGAAAGGCAAAATGTTGGCTGAGTTGAAAAAAGCCTTCCGCCCTGAGTTCTTGAACCGTATCGATGACATGATCGTGTTCCACTCACTTGAAAGAGAGAACTTGAGAGAGATTGTGAACTTGATGTCGAAACAATTGACGGATCGTTTAAAAGAGCAAAACATCGATTTGGAATTGACAGAAGCAGCGCT